One Peribacillus simplex NBRC 15720 = DSM 1321 genomic region harbors:
- a CDS encoding glycosyltransferase family 4 protein — protein sequence MEESINLYELTFSEKDRYVIITNAYPHEDQLYRNGFIHRRVKAYLDEGLKVDVFVLHPAYKKAEKYTYENVPVYRGTEQHLRIFLNHKVHKKALIHFVNPKMVQAIKETNTDLPIITWIHGFETEAWHRRWFNFLESPESLRKILEMSDDYYVAQLSFMNWFYQTNELDTTFVHISKWFKEHIAECDARAESKNSVIIPNVIDDNLFNFIEKPVDMRTKVLSIRPYASRKYANDLSVKAVLELSKRPYFDKLEFAFYGDGKLFDQTVEPIRDFENVTIHKGFLSQEQIAALHKEYGIFLCPTRLDSQGVSMCEAMSSGLVPISTDITAIPEFVKHDVSGLLTKPESPIEIADAIERLYYNSDVFLRVSKQASQSIWEKCAVDVVIKRELEIIQG from the coding sequence ATGGAGGAATCTATAAATCTTTATGAGCTTACATTTAGTGAAAAAGATAGATATGTAATCATTACGAATGCTTATCCACATGAAGATCAATTATATCGGAATGGGTTTATCCACCGAAGAGTCAAGGCTTATCTGGATGAGGGTTTGAAGGTTGATGTCTTTGTTTTGCATCCTGCCTACAAAAAAGCAGAAAAGTATACGTATGAAAATGTGCCTGTTTATCGAGGAACTGAACAGCATCTGCGCATTTTCTTAAATCATAAAGTACATAAAAAAGCGCTCATTCATTTTGTTAATCCAAAAATGGTACAAGCGATAAAAGAAACGAATACAGATTTACCGATTATCACCTGGATACATGGATTTGAAACGGAAGCATGGCATAGAAGATGGTTTAATTTTCTTGAAAGCCCTGAAAGCTTGCGGAAGATACTTGAAATGTCGGACGACTATTATGTAGCACAGCTTTCTTTCATGAATTGGTTTTATCAAACGAATGAATTGGATACAACCTTTGTTCATATTTCCAAATGGTTCAAAGAACATATAGCGGAATGTGACGCAAGAGCAGAGTCGAAAAATTCAGTCATCATTCCTAATGTAATAGATGACAATCTGTTTAACTTTATTGAAAAGCCAGTTGATATGCGGACAAAAGTCCTTTCAATCAGGCCATACGCTTCACGAAAATACGCCAATGATTTATCGGTGAAAGCAGTGCTGGAACTATCGAAGAGACCATACTTCGATAAGTTAGAATTTGCATTTTATGGTGATGGAAAATTGTTCGATCAAACCGTTGAGCCAATCCGGGATTTTGAGAATGTAACGATTCATAAAGGTTTTCTATCTCAGGAGCAAATCGCTGCATTACATAAGGAGTATGGAATTTTCCTTTGCCCGACCCGTTTGGATTCTCAAGGGGTTTCTATGTGTGAGGCAATGTCGAGTGGGCTAGTGCCGATTTCAACAGATATTACGGCAATCCCGGAATTCGTTAAACATGACGTTTCGGGCCTTCTAACAAAACCTGAGTCTCCTATCGAAATTGCCGATGCAATAGAGCGATTATATTACAACTCGGACGTATTTTTAAGAGTGTCAAAACAAGCTTCTCAGTCGATTTGGGAAAAATGCGCGGTAGATGTTGTTATTAAAAGAGAGTTGGAGATTATCCAAGGTTAA
- a CDS encoding RMD1 family protein: MGPITFKACAITNEIDLNKIAIHCGIPKKFTWEEPLILKGDILSSILKKNVDESQQVLVFSFGSIVFINYSHADEIKEFSSFIHSFEPDIDLVTVDRYTDDYSLQLSETENINLTDEYVVVPKYEFFYPELISTILAKSVALEKTEEQLGKIHDKLEAMIDRLEKGKLRIGNKELARTTAKIVRHEYNTLAYIMILDKPDITWTSSIAGEFYDRMLDFFELNDRYKILKSKTEILYNIMDGFSNISHSIRGLFVEWIIVILIVFEIVLTILEIVGWIP; the protein is encoded by the coding sequence ATGGGACCAATTACCTTTAAAGCATGTGCAATCACTAATGAAATTGATTTGAACAAAATCGCCATTCATTGTGGCATTCCTAAAAAATTCACCTGGGAAGAGCCTTTAATCCTTAAAGGCGATATTCTAAGTTCCATCCTTAAAAAAAATGTGGACGAATCGCAACAGGTACTGGTTTTTTCCTTTGGCAGCATTGTCTTCATTAATTACTCACACGCGGATGAGATAAAGGAATTTTCATCATTTATCCATTCTTTCGAACCGGACATTGATCTCGTCACTGTAGATAGATATACAGACGATTACAGCCTTCAACTCAGTGAAACTGAAAACATCAATTTGACAGACGAATATGTTGTTGTGCCTAAATATGAATTTTTCTACCCTGAATTAATTTCCACTATTCTCGCAAAATCTGTGGCACTTGAAAAAACTGAGGAACAACTCGGAAAAATCCACGACAAGCTCGAAGCCATGATAGACCGACTGGAAAAAGGCAAGCTGAGAATCGGCAACAAGGAACTAGCAAGGACGACGGCAAAAATCGTACGTCACGAATATAATACCCTAGCGTATATCATGATTCTGGATAAACCTGATATTACATGGACAAGCAGTATTGCTGGCGAATTTTATGACAGAATGCTTGATTTTTTTGAATTGAATGATCGGTATAAAATCTTGAAAAGTAAAACCGAAATTTTATATAATATTATGGATGGGTTTTCTAACATCAGCCATTCGATCAGGGGACTATTCGTTGAATGGATCATTGTGATTCTCATTGTCTTTGAGATTGTTCTGACGATTTTAGAAATTGTAGGATGGATACCATGA
- a CDS encoding GNAT family N-acetyltransferase → MVTGLTIRPFMENDYKALSNYCLPIEQAIYTSLPLKVIEDFRKDKYNLPMVIYLDEDLIGCFALYTDKAGNQYTSNENAILLKSFSLDLRHQKKGLAFKTLKVLPDMIKLSHPDKDEIILTVHHSNAPAINLYKKAGFIDKGYRFNGEEGEEFIFHFALD, encoded by the coding sequence ATGGTGACTGGATTAACTATTAGACCTTTTATGGAAAATGACTATAAGGCGCTGAGCAACTATTGTTTACCTATTGAACAAGCAATCTATACTTCTTTACCTTTGAAAGTTATCGAAGACTTCAGGAAGGATAAATATAACCTCCCCATGGTCATTTATTTAGATGAGGATTTGATTGGTTGTTTTGCCTTATATACGGATAAAGCGGGAAATCAATATACAAGTAATGAGAATGCGATTCTTCTTAAATCATTCTCCTTGGATTTGCGCCATCAAAAAAAGGGGCTAGCTTTTAAGACTTTAAAAGTGTTGCCTGATATGATCAAACTAAGTCATCCAGATAAAGATGAGATTATTCTAACAGTGCATCATTCGAATGCTCCAGCGATAAATTTATATAAAAAAGCTGGATTCATTGACAAGGGATACAGATTTAACGGGGAAGAAGGGGAGGAATTTATCTTCCACTTTGCTCTGGATTAA
- a CDS encoding YdhK family protein, whose translation MKKRTKLPIILSLLAALFLVLGACSNSDDKNKENKEEKEHSEMDMNHSSSGDVPAGLKAAENPTYEVGSQAIIESGHMESMKGAEATIVGAFDTTAYAISYTPATGGEKVENHKWIIHEEIKDAGEKTYKPGAEVTVNASHMEGMNGTVAEVESAEKTTVYMVDFTPTTGGEKVKNHKWVTESELSASE comes from the coding sequence ATGAAAAAAAGAACAAAATTGCCTATCATTTTATCATTATTAGCGGCTCTGTTTTTAGTCCTTGGTGCATGTTCCAACAGCGATGATAAAAACAAAGAAAATAAAGAAGAAAAGGAACATAGTGAAATGGACATGAATCATTCTAGCTCGGGTGATGTTCCAGCAGGATTAAAAGCTGCAGAAAATCCAACTTATGAAGTTGGAAGTCAAGCGATTATCGAATCAGGTCATATGGAAAGTATGAAGGGCGCGGAAGCAACAATAGTTGGTGCCTTTGATACGACTGCTTATGCAATTTCATATACACCTGCAACTGGCGGAGAAAAAGTGGAAAATCATAAATGGATCATTCACGAAGAAATTAAAGATGCAGGTGAGAAAACGTATAAACCCGGAGCGGAGGTCACAGTAAATGCTTCTCATATGGAAGGGATGAACGGGACAGTCGCTGAAGTTGAATCTGCTGAAAAAACGACTGTTTATATGGTCGATTTCACACCGACTACGGGAGGAGAAAAAGTGAAGAACCATAAATGGGTAACGGAAAGTGAATTATCGGCGTCTGAATGA
- a CDS encoding anti-repressor SinI family protein, translating to MKDFDGNLPDEWLELVTLAMKSDVTKEQFKKFLQEKSNNNKSSNCGG from the coding sequence ATGAAGGATTTTGATGGGAACCTTCCTGACGAATGGCTGGAATTAGTAACATTGGCAATGAAATCGGATGTTACAAAAGAGCAATTCAAAAAGTTTCTGCAAGAAAAGTCGAATAATAATAAAAGCAGCAATTGTGGTGGCTAA
- a CDS encoding arylamine N-acetyltransferase family protein, with the protein MNELNALFRKRIGLQEDVKLTFEKLDEILDKTAKTIPFENLSIMASHLSDINKENIINKVLVRNEGGLCYELNAALYFFLMENDFDVFLVRGVIYNQGWMTIGRTHVTILLNHEGQTYLIDTGFGGNLPLKPVPLNGETVVSQNGEFRIKKESTDHGDHILELKLKHKDRDWRIGYAFDSSKSVGNVAELNEVQTIIRENPQSPFNKHQLITRLTNRGNITLTDTSFTQWEDGKVTKEEIDGTRFKELMKQHFDR; encoded by the coding sequence ATGAATGAACTGAATGCATTATTCAGGAAAAGAATAGGTCTCCAGGAAGATGTGAAACTGACATTTGAGAAATTAGATGAAATTCTGGATAAGACAGCGAAAACCATTCCTTTTGAAAACTTATCAATCATGGCATCCCATCTGAGTGATATCAATAAAGAGAATATCATCAACAAAGTCCTCGTGAGGAATGAGGGTGGACTATGCTATGAATTGAATGCAGCCCTTTATTTTTTCCTGATGGAAAATGACTTTGATGTATTCTTGGTTCGGGGTGTCATCTATAATCAGGGGTGGATGACCATAGGAAGGACCCATGTCACCATTCTATTGAACCACGAGGGCCAAACCTATTTGATCGATACGGGTTTTGGCGGGAATCTGCCCTTAAAACCAGTTCCGTTGAACGGAGAAACGGTCGTTTCCCAAAATGGTGAATTCAGGATAAAAAAAGAAAGTACCGACCATGGAGATCATATCCTTGAATTAAAACTGAAACATAAAGATCGCGATTGGAGAATAGGGTATGCTTTCGATTCTTCAAAATCTGTAGGAAATGTAGCGGAACTTAATGAGGTCCAAACGATCATCAGGGAAAATCCCCAATCGCCATTCAATAAGCATCAATTAATCACCCGTTTGACAAACAGAGGGAACATCACTTTAACTGATACATCCTTTACACAGTGGGAAGATGGGAAAGTGACGAAAGAAGAAATAGATGGAACACGATTTAAGGAGTTAATGAAACAACACTTCGATAGATAA
- a CDS encoding NAD(P)H-quinone oxidoreductase produces the protein MKAVVVKEPGGAEQLLFKDFSKPMPGKGEILIKVKASAINRTDIVSREGKSGYMANPILGIEVSGEVVETGEGANIQLGTRVMGLVNGGGYAQYALMPADRAMKIPDNLSFEEAAAIPEVFLTAYQTLFWLGELTDQDTILIHAGGSGVGTAAIQLAKKLTKAKIITTAGSKEKLDFCHSLGADICINYKEQSFDEEVLKATNNQGVDVILDFIGASYWEKNLKSIKTDGRWVLIGILGGTVVEKVNLMELLLKRVQLKGTLLTPRSDEYKKELTEEFVKKAMPLFLQNEIKAIVDHVFPFEEVQRAHEHMEANKNLGKIILQVNE, from the coding sequence ATGAAAGCAGTAGTGGTTAAAGAACCGGGTGGAGCAGAACAATTACTATTTAAAGATTTTTCAAAGCCCATGCCGGGAAAAGGGGAAATATTGATTAAGGTGAAAGCCTCTGCGATAAATAGAACGGATATTGTTTCACGAGAAGGGAAATCCGGTTATATGGCCAATCCAATATTAGGGATTGAAGTTTCTGGGGAAGTGGTGGAAACAGGGGAAGGTGCCAATATACAATTAGGGACAAGGGTGATGGGCCTTGTAAACGGCGGCGGTTATGCTCAATATGCCTTGATGCCGGCTGATCGAGCAATGAAGATCCCGGATAACCTGTCATTTGAAGAAGCGGCAGCGATTCCTGAAGTATTCTTGACGGCGTACCAAACCTTGTTTTGGTTAGGTGAATTGACGGATCAAGATACGATATTGATTCATGCTGGCGGAAGCGGTGTAGGCACAGCAGCTATCCAACTGGCAAAAAAATTGACAAAAGCGAAGATCATCACCACAGCCGGCTCAAAGGAAAAATTGGATTTCTGTCACTCACTAGGAGCGGATATCTGTATCAACTATAAAGAACAATCTTTTGATGAGGAGGTACTGAAAGCTACAAATAATCAAGGAGTGGATGTTATCCTGGATTTCATCGGTGCTTCTTATTGGGAGAAAAACCTTAAAAGCATAAAAACTGATGGACGATGGGTACTGATAGGCATTCTAGGCGGAACTGTAGTCGAGAAGGTGAACTTGATGGAACTTCTCTTAAAAAGAGTACAATTAAAAGGCACTCTATTAACTCCTCGGAGTGATGAATATAAAAAAGAGTTAACGGAAGAATTCGTTAAAAAGGCCATGCCGTTGTTCCTCCAAAATGAAATCAAGGCAATCGTGGATCATGTCTTCCCTTTTGAAGAGGTACAAAGGGCGCATGAACATATGGAAGCCAATAAGAATTTAGGTAAAATCATTTTACAGGTAAATGAATGA
- a CDS encoding manganese catalase family protein, producing the protein MFRHQKELQFEVKVDRPDPMLARQIQEVLGGQFGEMTVMMQYLFQGFNCRGEEKYKDMLMDIGTEEIGHVEMLCSLISQLLDGASPEDQAEAAKDPAMAAIMGGINPQHLLVSGLGGLPTNSNGVPWNGSYIVASGNLLADMRSNLHAESQGRLQVARLYHMTKDEGVRATFRKMLARDRYHQYQWMAAIAELEEKNGVVVPASFPPEAEMESQSEAYEFWNLSEGNESADGLWATGSAPDGTGDFVYVAEPVAKGQIPIPKVPAAQLHHDLDRNQSLNKR; encoded by the coding sequence ATGTTTCGTCATCAAAAAGAATTGCAATTTGAAGTTAAGGTAGATCGACCAGATCCGATGCTTGCCCGTCAAATTCAGGAAGTGTTAGGTGGACAGTTTGGGGAAATGACTGTCATGATGCAATATCTTTTTCAGGGTTTTAACTGCCGTGGAGAAGAAAAATACAAAGATATGCTGATGGATATTGGTACAGAGGAAATTGGACACGTAGAAATGCTTTGTTCGCTCATTAGTCAATTGCTTGATGGCGCTTCTCCGGAAGATCAGGCTGAAGCCGCAAAGGATCCTGCTATGGCAGCGATCATGGGTGGAATCAATCCCCAGCATTTGCTCGTGAGCGGTCTTGGCGGACTGCCAACCAACTCGAATGGGGTGCCTTGGAACGGATCTTATATTGTAGCGAGCGGAAATCTATTAGCGGACATGCGATCGAATCTGCATGCTGAAAGCCAAGGACGCCTTCAAGTTGCCCGTTTATATCATATGACCAAAGATGAAGGGGTACGTGCTACCTTCCGTAAAATGTTAGCCCGTGATCGTTACCACCAATATCAATGGATGGCGGCCATTGCAGAACTTGAAGAAAAAAATGGCGTTGTCGTTCCCGCGTCATTCCCACCGGAAGCGGAAATGGAATCTCAATCGGAAGCGTACGAATTCTGGAACTTGTCAGAAGGTAATGAATCAGCAGACGGCCTGTGGGCAACAGGAAGCGCCCCAGATGGTACGGGAGATTTTGTTTATGTAGCAGAACCAGTTGCAAAAGGGCAGATTCCTATCCCTAAGGTACCGGCAGCACAATTGCATCATGACTTGGATAGAAATCAATCGCTTAATAAAAGGTAA
- a CDS encoding DUF2243 domain-containing protein encodes MDFKPRNQKDQSISELRYTYSARNLWSGFLFGIGLVAFIDEAIFHQLLHWHHFYDKSTSNIGLVSDGLFHALSWFATVGSLFMFADLRRRKGLWLKRWIGGVLLGAGSFQLYDGIIQHKLMRLHQIRYNVAILPYDLIWNIAATIMILIGITLVIQTRRSLLKTKEDARNEQ; translated from the coding sequence ATGGATTTTAAGCCCCGAAATCAAAAAGATCAATCTATTTCAGAATTACGTTATACTTATTCCGCTCGTAATCTATGGTCCGGTTTTCTATTTGGGATCGGATTGGTGGCATTCATCGATGAGGCCATCTTTCATCAACTATTACATTGGCACCATTTCTATGACAAGTCCACATCCAATATCGGGCTTGTCTCGGATGGATTATTTCATGCACTAAGCTGGTTCGCAACGGTCGGGTCTTTGTTCATGTTCGCTGATCTTCGTCGTCGAAAGGGATTATGGCTGAAAAGGTGGATAGGAGGAGTTTTGCTCGGGGCAGGTTCATTTCAATTATATGACGGGATAATTCAGCACAAACTCATGCGTCTCCATCAAATCCGTTACAATGTCGCCATTCTTCCATACGACTTGATTTGGAACATTGCAGCCACAATCATGATCTTGATTGGCATTACCCTCGTCATTCAAACAAGACGCAGCTTACTTAAAACGAAAGAAGACGCCCGCAATGAACAGTAA
- a CDS encoding cytochrome c oxidase assembly protein: protein MNSNGHIHDNGSGFEPILLILFTLVIVIYIAAVVISSRRYKKWPLYRTFFWILGTICAASAISGPIANRAHMDFTAHMVGHLLLGMIAPILLVLAAPITLALRTLDVPSARRLSQVLKSRPLRILSNPITASVLNIGGLWLLYTTGLFGVMHQDALLHALVHFHVFIVGYLFTASMIYMDPTPHRFSFMFRSIVFTISLAGHDILSKYIFAHPPSGVTKEQAENGGMLMYYAGDAIDVTLICILCYQWFKATHPKGTLAL, encoded by the coding sequence ATGAACAGTAATGGACATATTCATGATAATGGTTCTGGTTTTGAACCAATTTTATTGATTTTATTCACGCTTGTTATAGTGATTTATATCGCAGCTGTCGTAATTTCGAGCCGCCGCTATAAAAAATGGCCCTTATACCGTACTTTCTTTTGGATTCTTGGCACCATCTGTGCAGCCTCTGCAATTTCAGGCCCCATAGCCAATCGCGCGCATATGGACTTCACGGCGCATATGGTTGGTCATTTACTGCTTGGAATGATTGCACCCATCTTACTCGTGCTTGCTGCACCTATTACTCTTGCACTGCGAACACTTGATGTGCCATCAGCAAGACGCCTTTCACAGGTGTTGAAAAGTCGGCCGCTACGCATTTTAAGCAATCCTATCACTGCCTCCGTGCTTAATATTGGAGGGCTTTGGTTACTCTATACAACCGGTTTATTTGGGGTGATGCATCAGGACGCCCTTCTACATGCATTGGTGCATTTTCACGTGTTCATAGTGGGCTATCTATTCACTGCCTCGATGATTTATATGGACCCGACTCCCCACAGGTTCAGCTTCATGTTTCGATCTATCGTATTTACAATTTCACTGGCCGGCCATGATATCCTTTCTAAATATATTTTTGCTCACCCGCCAAGCGGGGTCACCAAGGAACAGGCGGAAAATGGCGGAATGTTAATGTACTATGCCGGTGATGCCATTGACGTGACACTTATCTGCATCCTTTGCTATCAATGGTTCAAAGCCACCCATCCTAAAGGCACCCTTGCCTTGTAG
- a CDS encoding carboxymuconolactone decarboxylase family protein, whose translation MEFEANNSTENALRDYKAGIGAFTHKMPDLAEKFNSFTEECFKEGQLSRKEKQLIALGISLYSQDEYCIIYHTKGCLDQGCSEQEILEAIGVTAAFGGGATMSQAVTLVQECIQEINQMKQ comes from the coding sequence ATGGAATTTGAAGCTAACAATTCTACTGAAAATGCTCTTCGTGATTATAAAGCTGGAATCGGTGCCTTTACGCATAAAATGCCAGATCTTGCTGAGAAATTCAATTCTTTTACGGAAGAGTGCTTTAAAGAAGGTCAATTATCCAGGAAAGAAAAACAGCTTATCGCACTAGGAATAAGCTTATATTCTCAAGATGAATACTGTATTATCTATCATACAAAAGGATGTCTTGATCAAGGATGCTCCGAACAAGAAATTCTTGAAGCAATTGGTGTGACAGCAGCATTTGGCGGAGGAGCAACCATGAGTCAGGCTGTAACCCTCGTCCAGGAATGCATCCAGGAAATAAATCAGATGAAACAGTAA
- a CDS encoding spore coat protein, whose product MQNQYQQGQVHQNMQTGAIPPQMNHGGHEVFDVHEVLSGTIGTLNTYMLLRQHVQDQELLDILDRQYQFIQDEYNITLECFQTGQDPSKPTQSYKMNQGNDFIYGLTPTQPKKPLQSVSEITDECISGMMLGAVKSAASLKAMSALEITNPVVRRVFADSVPNCIEMAYEISLYQNKHHYYQVPQLAQQDMQQMMNSYAPAQRNNNISH is encoded by the coding sequence ATGCAAAATCAATATCAACAAGGTCAAGTACACCAGAACATGCAAACGGGTGCTATTCCTCCACAAATGAATCACGGTGGTCACGAAGTATTCGATGTACATGAAGTGTTATCGGGAACGATTGGTACATTAAACACTTATATGCTTTTGCGTCAGCATGTACAGGATCAGGAATTGCTGGATATTTTGGATCGCCAATATCAGTTCATCCAAGATGAATATAATATTACATTGGAGTGCTTTCAAACGGGCCAGGATCCTTCTAAACCGACCCAGAGCTACAAAATGAATCAAGGTAACGATTTTATATATGGATTGACTCCAACACAGCCAAAGAAACCTTTGCAATCCGTCTCGGAAATTACGGATGAATGCATTTCAGGCATGATGCTTGGAGCTGTTAAGTCTGCAGCATCCTTGAAAGCGATGTCAGCGCTTGAAATAACGAATCCTGTGGTTCGCCGCGTATTTGCAGATTCCGTGCCGAACTGCATTGAGATGGCATATGAGATTTCGTTATATCAAAACAAGCATCATTACTACCAAGTTCCACAGCTTGCACAGCAGGATATGCAACAAATGATGAATTCGTATGCACCCGCACAAAGAAATAACAACATAAGTCATTAA
- the thiC gene encoding phosphomethylpyrimidine synthase ThiC, which yields MMSNSVNDMNVSIMSSFAGSKKVYVEGSRPDIKVPMREIKLSPTTGAFGEEDNPPLRVYDTSGFYTDSEYPIDIHKGLAPIRRSWVLEREDVEEYEGREIKPEDNGYKKVESQSNAEVFPGLKRKPLRAVKGQNVTQLHYARKGIITPEMEFISIRENVAPEFVREEVASGRAIIPANINHPESEPMIIGRNFHVKINANIGNSAVSSSIEAEVEKMTWATRWGADNIMDLSTGKNIHTTREWIIRNSPVPVGTVPIYQALEKVNGVAEDLNWEVFRDTLIEQAEQGVDYFTIHAGVLLRYIPMTAKRVTGIVSRGGSIMAQWCLAHHQESFLYTHFEEICEIMKAYDVSFSLGDGLRPGSIADANDEAQFAELETLGELTKIAWKHDVQVMVEGPGHVPMHLIKENMDKQLEVCQEAPFYTLGPLTTDIAPGYDHITSAIGAAMIGWFGTAMLCYVTPKEHLGLPNKEDVRVGVITYKIAAHAADLAKGHPHARKRDDALSKARFEFRWRDQFNLSLDPERAVEYHDETLPAEGAKTAHFCSMCGPKFCSMRISQDIRDLAKEKGLGFESVIDEGLKEKANEFRKTDGEIYQ from the coding sequence ATGATGAGTAATTCAGTAAATGACATGAACGTTTCAATTATGTCCAGTTTTGCCGGGAGTAAAAAAGTGTATGTTGAGGGATCTAGACCTGATATTAAAGTACCTATGCGTGAAATTAAGCTAAGTCCCACTACAGGGGCATTCGGTGAAGAGGATAATCCTCCTTTACGAGTATATGACACAAGCGGTTTTTATACGGATTCAGAATATCCCATTGATATTCATAAAGGTCTTGCCCCGATTAGACGCAGTTGGGTTCTGGAACGGGAAGATGTTGAAGAGTATGAAGGCCGTGAAATAAAGCCCGAAGATAATGGGTATAAAAAAGTGGAATCACAATCCAATGCCGAAGTTTTTCCGGGATTGAAAAGAAAACCATTGCGTGCAGTGAAAGGACAAAACGTAACCCAGCTCCATTATGCCCGTAAAGGTATCATTACTCCAGAAATGGAGTTCATTTCGATCAGGGAAAATGTGGCACCTGAGTTTGTAAGAGAAGAGGTGGCTAGCGGGCGTGCGATCATTCCGGCAAATATTAACCATCCTGAAAGTGAGCCTATGATCATCGGACGTAATTTTCACGTGAAAATAAATGCGAATATTGGAAATTCCGCTGTTAGTTCATCGATCGAAGCTGAAGTGGAGAAAATGACTTGGGCTACACGATGGGGTGCAGACAATATAATGGATCTTTCCACCGGAAAGAATATTCACACGACCCGGGAATGGATTATCAGGAATTCACCTGTTCCGGTTGGGACGGTTCCGATATATCAAGCATTGGAAAAAGTGAATGGAGTAGCGGAAGATTTAAATTGGGAAGTTTTCCGGGATACATTAATCGAGCAGGCTGAGCAAGGTGTCGATTACTTCACAATACACGCTGGTGTGCTTTTGCGATACATCCCCATGACAGCAAAGCGAGTTACTGGAATTGTTTCCCGAGGGGGCTCCATCATGGCACAATGGTGCTTGGCCCACCACCAAGAAAGTTTTCTCTATACTCACTTTGAAGAGATTTGTGAAATCATGAAGGCGTATGATGTCTCTTTCTCATTAGGTGACGGCCTCCGTCCGGGATCCATTGCAGATGCAAACGATGAGGCACAATTTGCTGAATTGGAAACACTTGGGGAACTGACGAAGATTGCTTGGAAGCATGATGTTCAAGTCATGGTGGAGGGACCCGGTCACGTACCGATGCATTTGATTAAAGAAAATATGGATAAGCAGCTGGAAGTCTGTCAAGAAGCACCATTCTATACCCTGGGACCATTGACAACGGATATAGCTCCTGGATACGATCATATCACTTCTGCGATTGGTGCTGCCATGATTGGATGGTTTGGAACTGCCATGCTTTGTTATGTGACACCGAAAGAGCATTTGGGACTTCCGAATAAAGAGGATGTTCGAGTAGGGGTCATTACTTATAAAATTGCGGCCCACGCAGCTGACCTTGCTAAAGGCCATCCGCATGCAAGAAAACGGGATGATGCGCTTTCTAAGGCTAGATTCGAATTTCGTTGGAGAGATCAATTCAATCTTTCCCTCGATCCTGAAAGGGCGGTCGAATATCACGATGAAACACTTCCGGCTGAAGGTGCCAAAACAGCCCATTTCTGTTCAATGTGCGGACCAAAATTCTGCAGTATGAGAATCTCTCAGGACATCCGTGATTTGGCGAAGGAAAAGGGTCTGGGTTTTGAGTCGGTGATCGATGAAGGGCTTAAAGAAAAAGCGAATGAATTTAGGAAAACGGACGGGGAAATCTATCAATGA